A genomic segment from uncultured Marinifilum sp. encodes:
- a CDS encoding DUF6088 family protein — protein MKTSEYIRIKVDKFPRGYVFTYNDFITEVNKKEAIIKSLNRMTASGKIIKLAKGKFYKPETSVFGTLAPDQYQIAKDLLEKNDKLIGYLTGYGIYNQLGLTTQVSNTIQIGRNEPKPAIQRGMYKIAFIKQKNTITKENIPLLQLLDAIRFIKKIPDSTTDTSCKRIKIHLQKLSSERVDTIVRLALKYPPSTRALLGAMLETIEKKDKTESLLKSLNPISKYKLSVSSKTLPNQESWNIL, from the coding sequence GTGAAAACATCTGAATACATAAGGATTAAGGTCGACAAGTTCCCTAGAGGATATGTTTTCACCTACAATGATTTTATCACAGAGGTGAATAAAAAAGAAGCAATCATAAAAAGCTTAAACAGAATGACTGCTTCAGGTAAAATAATAAAACTAGCAAAAGGGAAGTTTTACAAACCTGAAACAAGTGTATTTGGCACTCTTGCTCCAGATCAGTACCAAATTGCAAAAGATCTACTGGAAAAAAACGATAAACTGATTGGTTATCTTACAGGATATGGAATATACAATCAATTAGGCTTAACAACTCAAGTAAGTAATACCATACAAATTGGCCGCAACGAGCCAAAGCCTGCAATACAAAGAGGGATGTATAAAATTGCTTTTATTAAGCAAAAAAATACCATTACAAAGGAAAATATTCCCCTATTACAGTTATTGGATGCCATTCGTTTCATTAAAAAAATACCTGATTCAACAACAGACACAAGTTGCAAACGGATAAAGATCCATTTACAAAAACTTTCATCTGAACGAGTAGATACAATTGTTCGCTTGGCACTAAAATATCCCCCATCAACAAGAGCACTGCTTGGAGCCATGCTCGAAACAATTGAAAAAAAAGATAAAACGGAAAGTTTATTAAAAAGTTTGAACCCAATAAGCAAATATAAACTATCTGTTTCATCAAAAACCTTACCTAATCAAGAGAGCTGGAATATTTTATGA
- a CDS encoding nucleotidyl transferase AbiEii/AbiGii toxin family protein — protein MKLHENKSLFTEAIRVTAQQRKLPEIFVEKDYWVMLALQTIYSNEIGKEVIFKGGTALSKCFGLIERFSEDIDLVLLKAEDQNPTQFKKKLKQITTIVSSAIPEVKTEGITHKMGTIRKTAHQFDKVFTKGYGHVRDVIVVEATWLGHHEPYLKKVVSSYIYDMMANTGQIEMAKTFNLLPFEVLVLDVKRTLCEKIMSLARFSHTENPISDLGNKIRHTYDIHKILSNTDLNDFFYSNQFDELLLKVANDDVTSFKNNNNWLQFHPKEALIFKNPTKIWDQIKSNYNNSFKALVFGLLPPDTEILERIIEVSKRLETIEWTINPNSESN, from the coding sequence ATGAAACTACACGAAAATAAATCCCTTTTTACCGAAGCCATAAGAGTTACAGCTCAACAAAGAAAATTACCGGAAATTTTTGTTGAGAAAGACTATTGGGTAATGCTTGCATTGCAAACCATTTATTCAAACGAGATAGGTAAGGAAGTCATTTTTAAAGGAGGTACAGCTCTATCGAAATGTTTTGGTTTAATCGAACGTTTTTCTGAAGATATCGATTTGGTACTTCTGAAAGCTGAAGATCAAAACCCAACCCAGTTTAAGAAGAAACTAAAGCAAATTACAACAATCGTATCTTCTGCTATTCCCGAAGTAAAAACCGAAGGCATTACCCACAAAATGGGAACAATTAGAAAAACTGCCCATCAATTCGATAAAGTATTTACAAAAGGATATGGTCATGTAAGAGATGTTATTGTTGTAGAAGCAACCTGGCTAGGACATCACGAACCTTACCTAAAAAAAGTAGTCAGCTCTTACATTTATGATATGATGGCAAATACCGGACAAATTGAAATGGCTAAAACATTTAATTTACTGCCTTTTGAAGTATTGGTATTGGATGTAAAAAGAACATTATGCGAAAAAATCATGAGTTTGGCTCGTTTCTCACATACAGAAAATCCGATATCTGATTTAGGCAATAAAATAAGACACACTTACGACATTCATAAAATACTATCAAATACAGATTTAAATGATTTTTTCTATTCAAATCAATTTGATGAATTATTATTAAAAGTGGCTAATGATGATGTTACAAGTTTTAAAAACAACAATAATTGGCTCCAGTTTCATCCAAAAGAAGCTCTCATTTTTAAAAATCCCACAAAAATTTGGGATCAGATAAAATCAAATTACAATAACAGTTTCAAAGCCTTGGTATTTGGTCTTTTACCACCTGATACTGAAATACTGGAACGAATTATTGAAGTAAGTAAAAGATTAGAAACAATTGAATGGACCATAAATCCAAATTCAGAAAGTAACTAA
- a CDS encoding helix-turn-helix transcriptional regulator, translating into MGRKTIVLLPKSRRIISDLGENIKLARLRRKLSAEQVAERANISRPTLIEIEKGSANTSMGAYLQVLAVLGLEQDLSNVAKDDKLGRKLQDISISTKKK; encoded by the coding sequence ATGGGAAGAAAGACTATTGTATTATTACCAAAATCCAGAAGAATTATATCTGATTTAGGAGAGAACATTAAACTTGCTCGCTTAAGACGAAAGTTAAGTGCAGAACAAGTAGCAGAAAGAGCAAATATAAGTCGTCCTACTTTAATCGAAATAGAAAAAGGAAGTGCGAATACCAGCATGGGTGCATACCTACAGGTTCTTGCTGTTTTAGGCCTTGAACAAGATCTTTCGAATGTTGCTAAAGATGATAAATTAGGAAGAAAACTTCAGGATATTTCCATTTCAACAAAAAAGAAATAA
- a CDS encoding ATP-binding protein encodes MKFYNREKEIAQLHKIEKKSRKTAQMTFMLGRRRIGKTSLLIKATQEYKTLYFFVSKKSESLLCEEFTDEIRNKLGVDIYGELKSFKDVFGYLMDLSTKQNFTLIIDEFQEFNSINSSIYSEMQNIWDSKKNQSSINLLLCGSVYSLMSKIFENSKEPLFGRATARIHLKAFTINTLKEILSDFHPEYTKEDLLAFYLVTGGVAKYVEMLVEEESFTKEDIIDDVFSDNSLFIDEGKNVLIDEFGKDYGNYFSILSLIASSKTSRTEIESVLEINVGGFLNRLESDYGLIEKVKPIFSKPNSRSIKYQIKDNFLNFWFRFIYKHRSAVEIGNIDYIKNIVERDYNVYSGRILEKYFTDKMMQDGVYSDIGTYWEKGNNNEIDIVAVNEFEKRLVLAEVKRNKDKIKMNILQQKASSLVKNFSRYSIEYIPLSLDEM; translated from the coding sequence ATGAAATTTTATAATAGAGAAAAAGAAATAGCTCAACTACATAAGATTGAGAAGAAATCTAGAAAGACAGCACAAATGACTTTTATGCTTGGTCGCAGACGTATTGGTAAAACAAGTTTGCTGATAAAAGCGACACAAGAGTATAAAACGCTTTATTTTTTTGTATCTAAAAAAAGTGAATCGCTTTTGTGTGAAGAATTCACTGATGAGATAAGGAATAAACTGGGTGTTGATATTTATGGAGAACTCAAATCATTCAAAGATGTATTTGGTTATCTGATGGATTTATCGACCAAACAGAATTTTACTCTTATTATCGACGAATTTCAGGAATTTAATTCCATTAACTCTTCCATATATAGCGAAATGCAGAATATCTGGGATTCGAAGAAGAATCAATCATCTATTAATTTATTGCTATGTGGTTCAGTTTATTCTTTGATGTCGAAGATATTTGAGAATTCTAAAGAGCCTCTTTTTGGAAGAGCTACGGCAAGAATTCATCTCAAAGCTTTTACTATAAATACGCTTAAAGAAATACTATCTGATTTTCATCCAGAATATACTAAAGAAGATTTATTAGCATTCTATCTTGTAACAGGAGGTGTTGCTAAGTATGTTGAAATGTTGGTTGAAGAAGAGTCTTTTACGAAAGAGGATATTATTGATGATGTATTTTCTGATAATTCTCTTTTCATTGATGAAGGTAAGAATGTATTGATTGATGAATTTGGAAAGGATTATGGTAATTATTTCTCGATACTTTCATTAATCGCATCTTCCAAAACATCGAGAACTGAAATAGAATCTGTTCTTGAGATCAATGTTGGTGGTTTTCTGAACAGATTAGAGAGTGATTATGGTTTGATAGAAAAGGTAAAGCCAATTTTTTCTAAGCCAAATAGTAGATCGATTAAATATCAAATAAAAGATAACTTTTTAAACTTTTGGTTTCGATTTATTTATAAGCACAGAAGTGCTGTAGAAATTGGTAATATCGATTATATCAAAAATATAGTTGAGAGAGATTATAATGTATATTCTGGCCGCATACTTGAAAAGTATTTTACCGATAAAATGATGCAAGATGGAGTATATTCTGATATTGGTACTTATTGGGAAAAGGGAAACAATAATGAGATAGATATTGTTGCAGTTAATGAATTCGAGAAACGTTTGGTTCTTGCTGAAGTGAAAAGGAATAAGGATAAAATTAAAATGAATATTTTACAGCAAAAGGCATCCTCTTTAGTTAAGAATTTTAGTAGATATTCTATTGAATACATTCCATTGTCTTTAGATGAAATGTAA
- a CDS encoding putative phage abortive infection protein, whose product MLKRYLNKFGILLLSILFFSGGYLLGQTGFTNEIDVTKVASYGTVATVVFLLITLMFQYTDSKKEKINTRFFELLKYHHTNSNEIELTNPFALRTNQNKIVHGKKCFMIIYRQYKLAKQILDYYENIPEKGDIKDKLKNTSTKHYNKFSKGVKLNDFCKSEIAYIITYHGVSSEAKLDLTETLKKNYSLDFINDIIKHFRLFPVHYSSAFNKTDFEIMTINTDQNHAMRKLSNIKNSYPKKKYIYFFGGHLHRLDHYFRHLFHFVNFIYNDSILSEKERQDYYKILRTQLSTYEQVLFYINSQSCLGRDWELTNDKKHKLITETKLTKNMPKNMVSDLIQK is encoded by the coding sequence ATGCTCAAAAGATATCTCAATAAGTTTGGAATTCTACTATTATCAATACTTTTCTTCTCTGGAGGATATTTACTTGGACAAACTGGATTTACAAATGAAATTGATGTAACTAAAGTTGCAAGCTACGGGACAGTAGCAACAGTAGTCTTTTTATTAATAACTCTAATGTTTCAGTATACTGATAGTAAAAAAGAAAAAATCAACACTCGATTTTTCGAACTCTTAAAATATCATCATACCAACTCTAATGAAATCGAATTGACTAACCCTTTTGCCTTAAGAACTAATCAAAACAAAATAGTCCATGGAAAGAAATGTTTCATGATTATTTACAGGCAATACAAATTAGCTAAGCAGATTCTTGATTATTATGAGAACATTCCTGAAAAAGGTGACATTAAAGATAAACTTAAAAATACCAGCACTAAGCATTACAACAAGTTTTCAAAAGGAGTTAAATTAAATGACTTTTGTAAATCTGAAATAGCATACATTATTACCTATCACGGTGTATCTTCCGAAGCTAAGCTGGACCTAACAGAAACACTTAAAAAGAACTATTCCCTCGATTTTATCAATGATATTATTAAGCACTTCAGACTGTTTCCTGTTCACTATTCATCAGCATTCAATAAAACAGATTTTGAAATAATGACAATTAACACAGATCAAAATCATGCTATGAGAAAATTATCCAACATCAAGAATTCCTACCCTAAAAAGAAGTACATTTATTTCTTTGGCGGTCATCTTCATCGATTAGATCATTATTTCAGACATCTATTCCACTTCGTAAACTTCATTTATAATGATTCGATTTTAAGTGAGAAAGAAAGACAAGATTATTATAAGATTTTAAGAACTCAACTAAGCACGTATGAACAGGTTCTTTTCTATATTAATTCACAATCATGCTTAGGTAGAGATTGGGAACTCACCAACGATAAAAAACACAAACTAATCACGGAAACCAAACTCACCAAAAACATGCCTAAAAATATGGTTTCGGATCTTATACAAAAATAA
- a CDS encoding HsdR family type I site-specific deoxyribonuclease yields MKFTEEKLEQAFIELLEQEKIPHVFGATIKRTPEEVLIKEDLKAFLLQKYMAEELTVSEVDLIIRDLEKLPSSDLYESNKNIMKKIMDGFVFKREDRSKKDLYIQLMDFPEVVLASFSTSQEAITIAADQQEEYTSKSDRNIYKIVNQLEIEGYQKRIPDGILYINGLPMVVFEFKSAIRPEATIHDAYIQLTTRYHRDIPELFKYNAFCVISDGVNNKAGSFFAPYEFYYAWRKIEGNETEVDGIDSMFSMIKGMFQKERLCDIIHNFVYLPDASKKDEKILCRYPQYYAARKLYENIKVHQRPNGDGKGGTYFGATGCGKSFTMLFLTRLLMKSKYFASPTIVLITDRTDLDDQLSGQFTSAKNYIGDNKVISVESRADLRKELQGRNSGGVFLTTIHKFTEDTQLLTDRTNVICISDEAHRSQTNLDQKLRITDKGVTKSYGFAKYLHDSLPNATYVGFTGTPVDATLDVFGEVVDAYTMTESVKDEITVRIVYEGRAAKVLLNNSALQKIEEYYNECAEEGANDYQIEESKKATTNMNTIIGDPDRLKVLAEDFVKHYEKRVNEGSSVKGKAMFVCSSRKIAYEFYKNVIVLRPEWAEVLTCEAGSQLSDNEKKEIKPMERVKMIMTRGKDDPKELYELLGTKEYRKELDRQFKNGKSNFKIAIVVDMWLTGFDVPFLDTIYIDKPIQRHNLIQTISRVNRKFEGKTKGLVVDYIGIKKQMNLALAHYNKADSQNFEDIEQSVVVVKDHLDLLAKIFYKFDTSKYFKGSTLEQLNALNMAAEYVQVTQEIEKRFMYLVKRLKAAYDICSGSEKLNEMERDHIHFYMAVRSIVFKLTKGNAPDTAQMNAKVREMIKEALLSDGVEEIFKLGDQNESQTDIFEDDYLAKIEKIKLPNTKIKLLQQLLAKAIQDFKKVNKIKGIDFSKKMTDLVSKYNERKEDDVLRSEVLEDFTDEIIDLYHALRKEKESFNEMGIDFEEKAFYDILKSLAHKYDFNYPEDKLVELAKKVKDVVDDKAKYTDWSKRDDIKAELKVGLIILLAENDYPPVDRDEVYKEIFEQAENFKKYQKI; encoded by the coding sequence ATGAAATTTACCGAAGAAAAATTAGAGCAAGCTTTTATTGAACTTCTGGAACAGGAGAAGATACCGCATGTTTTCGGAGCAACTATTAAAAGAACTCCTGAAGAAGTGCTGATAAAAGAAGACTTGAAGGCATTCTTACTGCAAAAGTATATGGCAGAAGAGCTCACTGTTTCGGAGGTAGATTTGATTATTCGGGACCTAGAGAAACTCCCTTCTTCCGATTTATACGAGAGCAATAAGAACATCATGAAAAAAATCATGGACGGTTTTGTTTTCAAACGTGAAGATCGTAGCAAAAAGGACCTGTACATTCAATTGATGGATTTTCCGGAAGTAGTTTTGGCCTCCTTTTCTACAAGCCAAGAAGCAATTACAATTGCAGCTGATCAACAAGAAGAATATACTAGCAAATCGGACCGGAACATTTACAAAATTGTAAATCAACTAGAAATTGAAGGCTACCAGAAACGCATTCCCGATGGTATTTTGTATATCAATGGATTGCCAATGGTGGTTTTTGAGTTTAAATCGGCTATTCGTCCCGAAGCGACAATTCATGATGCATACATACAATTAACAACTCGCTACCATCGAGATATTCCTGAACTGTTTAAATACAATGCCTTTTGTGTGATTAGCGATGGTGTAAACAACAAAGCTGGCTCCTTTTTTGCGCCTTATGAGTTTTACTATGCCTGGCGCAAAATAGAGGGGAACGAAACAGAAGTAGACGGAATTGATTCCATGTTCTCCATGATTAAAGGGATGTTTCAAAAGGAACGCTTGTGCGATATCATTCACAACTTTGTTTACTTACCAGATGCCTCTAAAAAGGACGAAAAAATCCTTTGCCGATATCCTCAATACTACGCAGCAAGAAAACTGTACGAGAACATCAAGGTTCACCAACGTCCGAATGGAGATGGAAAAGGTGGAACCTATTTCGGGGCCACAGGTTGCGGAAAAAGTTTCACAATGCTTTTCCTAACTCGCTTGCTGATGAAAAGCAAATACTTTGCGAGTCCTACCATTGTTCTGATTACGGACCGAACCGACTTAGACGATCAGTTATCAGGTCAATTCACCAGTGCCAAGAATTACATTGGAGATAATAAGGTTATTAGCGTGGAAAGCCGGGCCGATTTACGAAAGGAACTGCAAGGACGAAACTCTGGAGGTGTATTTTTAACCACCATCCACAAATTTACAGAGGACACACAATTGCTTACTGATCGAACCAATGTGATTTGCATATCGGATGAAGCACATCGTAGCCAAACCAACTTGGACCAGAAACTAAGAATTACTGATAAAGGTGTAACTAAATCATATGGTTTTGCCAAATATCTTCACGATTCCTTGCCAAATGCTACTTACGTTGGATTTACTGGAACTCCGGTTGATGCAACCTTAGACGTATTTGGTGAAGTGGTTGATGCCTATACCATGACCGAATCGGTAAAAGATGAAATTACCGTACGCATTGTTTACGAAGGGCGTGCAGCCAAAGTATTGCTAAACAATTCAGCACTTCAGAAGATTGAAGAATATTACAATGAATGCGCAGAAGAAGGTGCTAATGATTATCAGATAGAAGAAAGCAAGAAGGCTACCACCAATATGAATACCATTATTGGGGACCCAGATCGATTGAAAGTATTGGCTGAAGATTTTGTAAAACACTACGAAAAACGTGTAAACGAAGGCTCTTCGGTAAAAGGAAAAGCAATGTTTGTGTGCAGTAGTAGAAAAATTGCTTATGAATTTTACAAGAATGTTATTGTATTACGTCCCGAATGGGCCGAAGTGTTAACATGTGAAGCTGGTAGCCAATTAAGCGATAATGAAAAGAAGGAAATCAAACCCATGGAGCGTGTAAAAATGATCATGACTCGTGGTAAAGATGATCCGAAAGAATTATATGAATTATTGGGTACCAAAGAGTATCGAAAAGAACTGGACCGACAATTCAAAAATGGTAAATCGAACTTTAAAATTGCCATTGTTGTTGATATGTGGCTAACTGGATTCGATGTTCCTTTTTTGGATACCATTTACATAGATAAACCGATTCAGCGACACAACTTGATTCAAACCATTTCTCGTGTTAATCGAAAGTTTGAGGGCAAAACCAAAGGTTTGGTAGTCGATTATATTGGAATAAAAAAACAAATGAATCTGGCATTGGCTCATTACAACAAAGCCGACAGTCAGAATTTCGAAGATATTGAGCAGTCCGTTGTGGTAGTAAAAGATCATTTGGATCTTCTTGCCAAAATCTTTTACAAATTTGATACTTCAAAATATTTTAAAGGATCGACTTTAGAGCAATTAAATGCTCTGAATATGGCAGCTGAATATGTGCAGGTCACTCAGGAAATTGAGAAACGATTCATGTATTTAGTGAAACGCCTGAAAGCAGCCTACGATATTTGTTCAGGTAGTGAAAAACTGAATGAGATGGAGCGAGATCACATTCACTTTTATATGGCGGTACGATCCATTGTTTTTAAACTAACCAAAGGAAATGCACCTGACACAGCACAAATGAATGCAAAAGTGCGTGAAATGATTAAGGAAGCACTGCTTAGTGATGGAGTAGAAGAAATTTTCAAGCTTGGAGACCAAAATGAAAGTCAGACTGATATTTTCGAAGATGATTACCTGGCTAAAATCGAAAAAATAAAGCTACCGAACACAAAAATCAAGTTGCTGCAGCAATTGCTGGCAAAAGCCATTCAGGATTTTAAAAAGGTCAACAAAATTAAGGGAATTGATTTCTCGAAGAAAATGACTGATTTGGTAAGCAAATACAATGAACGCAAGGAAGATGATGTATTGCGAAGTGAAGTTCTTGAAGATTTCACCGATGAGATTATTGACCTCTATCATGCTCTGAGAAAGGAAAAAGAATCTTTCAATGAAATGGGTATCGACTTCGAAGAAAAAGCCTTCTACGACATCTTAAAATCCTTGGCTCACAAATACGATTTCAATTATCCTGAAGATAAGCTAGTGGAATTAGCAAAAAAGGTAAAAGATGTTGTGGACGACAAAGCCAAATACACCGACTGGAGCAAACGCGACGATATCAAAGCCGAACTAAAGGTTGGCTTAATCATCCTATTAGCCGAAAACGACTATCCTCCAGTTGACCGTGATGAAGTGTACAAGGAAATTTTTGAACAGGCTGAGAATTTTAAGAAGTATCAGAAAATATAG
- a CDS encoding HipA domain-containing protein, which yields MSKRQIYVYANWVKLNEPLLMGILTSERLRGKEVFHFEYDTIWLQSPHAQSLDPDLQLYSGPQYLQDDNKSNFGIFLDSSPDRWGRILMHRREAALARIENRPANKLFETDYLLGVYDKHRMGAIRFKESIKGEFLNANSELATPPWTSIQELEKISLRLEEDNIVDDPEYIKWLNMLVAPGSSLGGARPKAGILDNNKHPWIAKFPSKNDSYNIGAWEMITNILAQKAGLNIAEGMAKKFSNNHHTFLSKRFDRTDNGERLHFASAMTLLGYTDGNNHDNGVSYLELVEFMSNNGADIKNDLEELWRRIVFNICVSNTDDHLRNHGFILTNKGWRLSPAYDINPVANAFGLSLNISEYDNSLSLDLAKEVAVYFRIKNNRADQIIKEVKNAVNSWRDVSNSFNIPRNEQEAMANAFRLAK from the coding sequence ATGAGTAAAAGACAGATATATGTATATGCTAACTGGGTTAAGTTGAATGAACCTTTACTAATGGGAATTCTTACTTCTGAACGATTGAGGGGAAAAGAAGTTTTTCACTTTGAATATGATACAATCTGGCTTCAATCTCCTCATGCTCAAAGTTTAGATCCTGATTTACAATTATATTCTGGGCCTCAATATCTTCAGGATGATAACAAATCGAATTTTGGAATATTCCTGGATTCCTCACCTGATAGATGGGGTAGAATATTAATGCACAGAAGAGAAGCTGCTCTGGCTAGAATTGAGAATAGACCTGCTAATAAACTTTTCGAAACGGATTATCTACTAGGCGTATACGACAAACACAGAATGGGTGCAATTAGGTTCAAAGAATCTATAAAAGGTGAATTTCTTAATGCCAATAGCGAACTAGCTACTCCACCCTGGACTTCCATTCAAGAATTAGAAAAAATCAGCTTACGACTCGAAGAAGATAATATTGTTGATGATCCTGAATATATAAAATGGTTAAACATGCTAGTAGCTCCCGGATCATCTTTAGGAGGTGCAAGACCCAAAGCCGGTATACTCGACAACAATAAACACCCCTGGATTGCCAAATTTCCAAGTAAAAACGACTCTTATAATATTGGTGCCTGGGAAATGATTACAAACATACTTGCTCAAAAAGCTGGGCTAAATATAGCTGAAGGTATGGCTAAAAAATTCTCAAACAATCATCATACTTTTCTATCAAAACGATTCGATAGAACTGATAATGGAGAACGTTTACATTTTGCTTCTGCAATGACACTTTTAGGTTATACGGATGGAAACAATCATGATAATGGTGTAAGTTATCTTGAACTGGTAGAATTTATGTCGAATAATGGAGCAGACATTAAAAATGATTTAGAAGAACTTTGGCGTAGAATAGTGTTCAACATTTGTGTTTCAAATACGGATGATCACCTAAGAAATCATGGCTTTATTCTTACCAATAAAGGCTGGCGTTTATCTCCTGCCTATGACATCAATCCTGTTGCAAATGCTTTTGGGCTATCTTTAAATATTTCCGAATATGATAATTCTCTCAGTCTTGATTTAGCAAAAGAAGTAGCAGTATACTTTCGAATAAAAAACAACAGAGCTGACCAAATTATTAAAGAAGTTAAAAATGCTGTGAACTCCTGGAGAGATGTTTCTAATTCATTTAATATTCCAAGAAACGAACAAGAAGCAATGGCAAATGCATTTCGTCTGGCCAAATAA
- the xseA gene encoding exodeoxyribonuclease VII large subunit — MSTQGISLFSLNTGIKNILKNAFDSNVWVVAEISELRYKPNGHCYLELIEKDKDTDQIIAKARATIWSYTFRMLKPYFETSTGQKFTAGIKILVNVSVEFQEVYSYSLNIKDIDPTYTLGDIARKRKEILTRLKQEGVLEMNKEIRFPEIPKNIAIISSPTAAGFEDFVNQLENNSAAYKFHHKLFPAIMQGEKAEESIISALDRINEYDDIFNLVVIIRGGGSQADLNCFDNYWLAYNIAQFPLPVISGIGHERDETIVDIVANVRVKTPTAAAEFLIDCFDERQTYHENLQNEFLSSINEILVSSSENLQYLSRQFSPMVKRILEGKSDQLLLANEKLVSSTKQLCRSKMYSLNNYKNRIDFTTEQHFNLEQQKVQNLQSKISIRVGRLMQNQHHKISLFEQSIKYLNPENILQKGYTLSLKNGNIIKDIKSLSENDIIETRFKDGSVESKIEKINSKK; from the coding sequence ATGAGTACACAAGGAATTAGTCTCTTCAGTTTAAATACAGGAATCAAAAACATTTTAAAAAATGCTTTTGATTCAAATGTATGGGTAGTAGCCGAAATTAGCGAGTTACGATACAAGCCCAATGGTCATTGCTACCTGGAGTTAATTGAAAAAGATAAAGATACCGATCAAATAATTGCTAAAGCCAGAGCAACAATATGGTCTTATACTTTTCGTATGCTAAAGCCATATTTTGAGACCAGTACCGGCCAAAAATTTACTGCTGGAATAAAAATTTTGGTCAACGTAAGTGTCGAATTTCAGGAAGTTTATTCTTACTCTTTAAATATTAAAGATATTGATCCCACTTATACATTGGGCGATATTGCGCGCAAAAGGAAAGAAATTTTAACTCGACTAAAACAGGAAGGAGTTCTGGAAATGAATAAAGAAATTAGATTTCCGGAAATCCCAAAAAATATAGCCATAATATCCTCCCCAACAGCTGCTGGATTCGAGGATTTTGTAAACCAACTGGAAAACAATTCTGCTGCTTACAAATTTCATCATAAACTATTTCCGGCTATAATGCAAGGAGAAAAAGCCGAAGAATCAATCATTTCGGCTTTAGATAGAATTAACGAATATGATGATATTTTTAATCTTGTTGTAATAATTAGAGGTGGAGGCTCTCAGGCCGATTTAAATTGTTTCGACAACTATTGGCTAGCCTATAATATTGCTCAGTTTCCTTTGCCTGTAATTTCGGGAATTGGCCACGAACGAGACGAAACAATTGTTGATATTGTTGCCAACGTAAGAGTAAAAACACCTACTGCAGCAGCAGAATTCTTAATCGATTGCTTTGATGAAAGACAAACTTATCATGAGAATTTACAAAACGAATTTTTGTCTTCGATTAATGAGATATTAGTAAGCTCTTCGGAAAATTTACAATATTTAAGCAGGCAATTTTCACCTATGGTTAAGCGAATTCTGGAAGGTAAATCGGACCAATTGCTTCTGGCAAATGAAAAACTTGTAAGCTCAACAAAACAACTATGCAGAAGCAAAATGTATTCGCTAAATAATTATAAAAATAGAATAGACTTTACCACAGAACAGCATTTTAATTTGGAACAACAAAAAGTACAAAATTTACAAAGTAAAATTAGTATTCGTGTGGGGCGATTAATGCAAAATCAGCATCATAAAATTTCCCTGTTCGAACAATCAATAAAATATTTAAACCCTGAAAATATATTGCAAAAAGGCTATACTCTAAGTTTAAAAAATGGCAATATTATAAAAGACATTAAATCATTATCCGAAAATGATATAATTGAAACCAGATTTAAAGATGGATCGGTTGAGAGTAAAATTGAAAAGATAAATTCTAAAAAATAA
- the xseB gene encoding exodeoxyribonuclease VII small subunit, whose amino-acid sequence MAKKKISYKEAIGEIEETIALIENEELDVDDLSDKVKRVSELLVICKNKLNNTEKEVEKILNEMDE is encoded by the coding sequence ATGGCTAAAAAGAAAATCAGTTATAAAGAGGCTATTGGCGAAATAGAAGAAACAATTGCCTTAATTGAAAATGAGGAACTTGATGTGGATGATTTATCGGACAAAGTAAAACGTGTTTCGGAGCTATTGGTAATTTGCAAAAACAAACTGAACAATACAGAAAAAGAAGTTGAAAAAATTTTAAACGAAATGGATGAATAG